A stretch of Acidimicrobiales bacterium DNA encodes these proteins:
- a CDS encoding sulfite exporter TauE/SafE family protein, translating to MPATHALLILLGGVVGGIFNGVAGGASLITFPLLLALGYPALTANITNTVGIWPSYLGSATAFRREIGDQRQRLVRLAPVALAGGIAGALLLLTTSPGTFDDVVPWLVLGAAVLFGLQPLLRRALDKESAHPRTRPVLLVAGVFAASVYGGYFGAAMGVMFLAVLGLALPVSLAHTSGLRAVLSIIVNGVAAVVFVLHGGLAWAAVGWLAIGSLAGGYVGARLALALP from the coding sequence ATGCCTGCGACGCACGCCCTTCTCATCCTGCTCGGAGGGGTCGTCGGCGGCATCTTCAACGGGGTGGCGGGCGGCGCCAGCCTGATCACGTTTCCCCTCCTCCTGGCGCTGGGCTACCCGGCCCTCACCGCCAACATCACCAACACGGTCGGCATCTGGCCCAGCTACCTGGGCTCGGCCACCGCTTTCCGCCGCGAGATCGGCGACCAGCGGCAGCGCCTCGTCCGTCTCGCCCCCGTCGCCCTGGCCGGCGGGATCGCCGGCGCGCTGCTCCTGCTCACGACGTCTCCGGGCACCTTCGACGACGTGGTGCCCTGGCTCGTCCTGGGGGCGGCCGTGCTCTTCGGCCTCCAGCCGCTCCTGCGGCGTGCCCTCGACAAGGAGTCGGCCCACCCCCGCACGCGCCCGGTGCTCCTGGTCGCCGGGGTGTTCGCCGCCTCGGTCTACGGCGGCTACTTCGGCGCGGCCATGGGGGTCATGTTCCTCGCCGTGCTCGGCCTGGCCCTGCCCGTCTCGCTCGCCCACACGAGCGGGCTGCGCGCCGTGCTCTCCATCATCGTCAACGGCGTCGCCGCCGTCGTGTTCGTGCTCCACGGCGGCCTGGCCTGGGCCGCCGTCGGCTGGCTGGCCATAGGGAGCCTGGCCGGCGGCTACGTCGGCGCCCGCCTGGCCCTGGCCCTGCC